Proteins encoded together in one Labilibaculum sp. DW002 window:
- a CDS encoding tRNA dihydrouridine synthase translates to MQLSLAPLQGFTDLVFRRAFAKYIGGIDYFYTPFLVMQNSGVLKSSHKREVEPFLERKDDLIPQFLGGSVEEFQFFEKYFSDLGYEKMNWNLGCPFPMVTRKTKGSGLLPHADKIKSILSDGYSSKIDLSIKMRLGLEDKQEIFPVLEILKDMNLTDIIIHPRLGNQMYKGNADRDFFKEVQDRFDFPIAYNGDIETQEDFLSLKADIPNLKDVMIGRGILRDYWLPHKIKGLDIPSAEEKKQILRKMYAEIFDTYSSFLSGDTQLLQKVKPFWEYFSSHFDNERKVFKGIKKSGGFKKYEQAVAFAFQQNVKE, encoded by the coding sequence ATGCAATTATCATTGGCACCTCTACAGGGATTTACCGATTTGGTATTCCGTAGAGCATTTGCAAAATATATAGGGGGGATAGATTATTTCTATACCCCTTTTCTTGTAATGCAAAATTCAGGTGTTTTAAAGTCTTCTCACAAACGTGAAGTTGAGCCATTTTTAGAACGTAAGGATGATTTAATTCCACAGTTTTTAGGTGGATCAGTAGAGGAATTTCAATTTTTTGAAAAATATTTTTCTGACTTAGGCTATGAGAAAATGAATTGGAATTTGGGTTGCCCTTTTCCAATGGTAACTCGAAAAACAAAAGGTTCGGGGCTACTTCCTCATGCCGATAAAATAAAATCTATTTTGAGTGATGGATATTCTAGTAAAATTGATCTATCCATAAAAATGAGGTTAGGCTTAGAAGATAAGCAAGAGATTTTTCCTGTTTTGGAGATCTTAAAAGATATGAACCTTACAGATATCATTATTCATCCACGTTTGGGAAATCAAATGTATAAAGGAAATGCCGATCGTGATTTTTTTAAAGAAGTACAAGATCGATTTGATTTCCCAATAGCTTATAATGGTGATATTGAAACGCAAGAAGATTTTCTGAGTTTGAAAGCTGATATACCTAATTTGAAGGATGTGATGATTGGTCGTGGTATTCTAAGAGATTATTGGTTGCCTCATAAAATAAAAGGTTTGGATATTCCTTCTGCAGAGGAGAAGAAACAGATTTTACGAAAAATGTACGCAGAAATATTCGATACATACTCTTCATTTTTAAGTGGTGACACTCAACTCTTACAAAAAGTAAAGCCTTTTTGGGAGTATTTTTCAAGTCATTTCGATAATGAAAGAAAAGTATTCAAAGGGATAAAAAAATCTGGGGGATTTAAAAAGTACGAACAGGCTGTTGCATTTGCCTTTCAACAAAATGTAAAGGAATAG
- a CDS encoding VOC family protein, translating into MKNTFNWIEIPVTDFDRAKKFYSSILNFDMPQEQIGSDLMGFFPYDQENEGVGGAIVKGDMHKPSKEGTLVYLNGGENLNTILNKVESSGGGIVVPKTQISPEIGYFAIFADTEGNHIALHSKG; encoded by the coding sequence ATGAAAAATACTTTCAACTGGATTGAAATACCAGTAACGGATTTTGATCGAGCAAAAAAATTCTATAGTTCAATCCTCAATTTTGATATGCCACAAGAACAAATAGGATCAGATTTAATGGGATTTTTTCCATATGATCAGGAAAATGAAGGTGTAGGTGGCGCTATAGTAAAAGGCGATATGCACAAACCTAGCAAGGAAGGAACGTTAGTCTACTTAAACGGAGGTGAAAACCTAAATACGATCCTCAACAAAGTAGAAAGTTCTGGAGGTGGGATTGTAGTTCCTAAAACTCAAATTAGTCCTGAAATTGGGTATTTTGCAATATTTGCAGACACAGAAGGCAATCACATTGCCCTTCACTCAAAAGGATAA
- a CDS encoding Lrp/AsnC ligand binding domain-containing protein: MKFQIDDVDQKILSYLIKNARIPFLEIARECGISGAAIHQRVKKLEDAGVIDGSRFIVKPRALGYEVCAYVGIFLDHAHQYKQVVGRIEAIPEIIECHFTTGNFTFLVKMLCRDNQHLMDVLINTLQNVPGVSKTETFISLDQTVDREIKL; the protein is encoded by the coding sequence ATGAAGTTTCAAATAGATGATGTTGATCAGAAGATATTATCATATCTAATAAAGAATGCACGTATTCCATTTTTGGAGATTGCGCGTGAATGTGGTATTTCCGGAGCTGCTATCCATCAGAGAGTGAAAAAACTTGAAGATGCAGGAGTAATTGATGGATCGAGGTTTATTGTGAAACCAAGAGCATTAGGTTATGAGGTTTGCGCTTATGTAGGTATTTTTCTTGATCATGCGCATCAATACAAGCAAGTTGTAGGGCGAATTGAAGCTATTCCTGAAATTATTGAATGCCATTTTACCACTGGGAATTTCACATTTCTTGTAAAAATGCTTTGTCGTGATAATCAGCATTTGATGGATGTGTTAATCAATACTCTTCAGAATGTGCCAGGTGTTTCAAAAACAGAAACATTTATTTCATTAGATCAAACAGTCGATCGAGAAATTAAATTATAA
- a CDS encoding cobyric acid synthase — translation MDKLRPLMFVGTGSDVGKSIINTGFCRILKQDGYSPAPYKAQNMSLNSYATPEGLEIGRAQAVQAEACGLACHTDMNPILLKPTNDKSSQVVLNGKPVGTQSAVEYFMGNNKMALFHEAKSAFHRLNKKYNPIVLEGAGSISELNLKDKDITNMRMAVETNAATYLIADIDKGGVFASVYGSIALLSEIERKQIKGILINKFRGDIRLFEDGKKIIEDLTGKPVIGVLPYFRDIHIEEEDSVSLEKKSTKSSDNKINCAVIILPRMANFTDFDVLEHDPRIHLFYTNNPLEIEAADIVIIPGSKNTISDLQELKQNGVALSIIKAHKNGKKVIGICGGYQMMGEKITDPMGIEGDIKEISGLGILPVETSITNDKLTEQCLFSFKNNKKDCTGYEIHMGATKAKTEEQPLNILNNGKTDGYLLNQNCWGSYIHGILDNSIVIEDLLSGFDSAITDRFDYQEFKENQYNKLADLIRENIDMDLFYSHLKEEN, via the coding sequence ATGGATAAATTAAGACCTTTAATGTTTGTTGGAACCGGATCTGATGTTGGGAAAAGCATTATAAACACTGGTTTTTGTAGAATCTTAAAACAAGATGGATATTCTCCAGCACCATATAAGGCACAAAACATGTCTTTAAACTCCTATGCTACACCAGAAGGGTTAGAAATCGGTAGAGCACAAGCTGTTCAAGCCGAAGCTTGCGGTTTAGCTTGTCACACTGACATGAATCCAATTTTGTTGAAACCAACAAACGACAAAAGCTCACAGGTTGTCTTAAATGGAAAACCGGTTGGAACTCAATCTGCTGTTGAGTATTTCATGGGCAATAATAAGATGGCTTTGTTTCATGAAGCAAAATCTGCCTTTCACAGATTAAACAAGAAATACAATCCAATTGTATTGGAAGGTGCAGGAAGCATATCCGAATTAAATTTAAAAGATAAGGATATTACCAATATGAGAATGGCTGTTGAAACGAATGCTGCTACTTATTTAATTGCTGATATAGATAAGGGAGGTGTTTTTGCAAGTGTATACGGTAGCATCGCGCTTTTATCAGAAATTGAACGAAAACAAATAAAGGGCATTTTAATCAATAAATTCAGAGGTGATATTAGATTATTCGAAGATGGAAAAAAAATCATTGAAGATCTTACCGGAAAGCCTGTTATTGGTGTGCTTCCTTATTTTCGAGATATTCATATCGAAGAGGAAGATTCAGTTAGCCTTGAAAAAAAATCGACAAAATCGAGTGATAACAAAATAAATTGTGCTGTAATTATTCTGCCAAGAATGGCCAATTTCACTGATTTTGATGTTTTGGAACACGATCCTAGAATTCATTTATTTTACACCAATAATCCGCTTGAAATTGAAGCTGCGGATATTGTCATCATCCCTGGAAGTAAAAATACCATCTCAGATTTGCAAGAGCTAAAACAAAATGGCGTTGCTCTATCCATTATTAAAGCACATAAAAATGGTAAAAAAGTGATTGGAATTTGTGGTGGCTATCAAATGATGGGTGAAAAAATTACCGACCCAATGGGAATTGAAGGAGATATAAAAGAAATATCTGGCTTGGGAATTTTACCTGTTGAAACATCAATAACCAATGACAAATTAACAGAGCAATGCTTGTTCTCTTTTAAAAATAATAAAAAAGATTGTACTGGATATGAAATTCACATGGGTGCAACCAAAGCAAAAACTGAAGAGCAGCCTTTAAATATCCTAAACAATGGAAAAACGGATGGTTATTTATTGAACCAAAACTGTTGGGGAAGCTACATTCACGGAATATTAGACAATTCCATTGTCATTGAAGATCTTTTATCTGGTTTCGATTCAGCAATAACCGATCGTTTTGACTACCAAGAATTCAAAGAAAATCAGTACAACAAATTGGCTGACTTAATAAGAGAAAACATAGACATGGATCTATTCTATAGCCACCTAAAAGAAGAAAATTAG
- a CDS encoding AAA family ATPase produces the protein MSKCENRYIITGGPGSGKSSLLNALSAKGYQCFEEISRIIIQEQHQIGGDKVPWKNLAEFAGICFERMSKQLSDCTPTSNCFFDRGLPDIIAYVRRGGLTVPSEYFEKCKDYNKCIFLAPPWKEIFINDDERPESFEDALEISSFLRSTYQELGFTIVELPKGSINDRLLFIENYILTDKES, from the coding sequence ATGAGTAAGTGCGAAAACCGCTATATCATAACTGGAGGTCCTGGATCAGGAAAATCAAGTCTTCTAAATGCATTATCAGCAAAAGGATATCAATGCTTTGAAGAAATATCGCGTATAATTATTCAGGAACAACACCAAATTGGTGGAGATAAAGTTCCTTGGAAAAATTTAGCCGAGTTTGCAGGTATTTGTTTTGAGCGCATGAGCAAGCAACTATCGGATTGTACACCTACTAGCAATTGTTTTTTCGACCGCGGCTTGCCAGACATTATTGCCTATGTTAGAAGAGGAGGATTGACCGTACCCAGTGAATATTTTGAAAAATGCAAAGATTACAACAAATGCATATTTTTAGCTCCGCCTTGGAAAGAGATTTTTATTAATGATGATGAAAGACCAGAATCTTTTGAAGATGCCCTAGAAATATCATCTTTTCTAAGAAGCACTTATCAGGAGTTAGGGTTTACAATTGTTGAGCTTCCGAAGGGATCCATTAATGATAGACTCCTTTTTATCGAAAATTACATCTTGACTGATAAAGAATCTTGA
- a CDS encoding adenosylcobinamide amidohydrolase: MKFDIEVNEQFLHVSFDSPVRMLSSAILNGGIQIADHFLNTKVDANFRGEKTNFEAPDLTLKKIADSEKWIGNCVGMMTAALMKSFRRVRLEEQGVWIEVFVTSGVSNARRAGDIADYQFMNEACDKVGTINILVLTNANLSDASLVECVMMIAEAKSACLQDLNVKSPVSNLIATGTGTDSTAIACGSGPDVQYCGKHVLFGEILAKATYKAVQDSLSVKM; this comes from the coding sequence ATGAAATTTGATATTGAAGTAAACGAACAGTTTCTTCATGTGAGTTTCGACTCACCTGTTCGGATGCTAAGTTCAGCAATTTTAAATGGAGGTATTCAAATTGCTGATCATTTTCTGAACACAAAGGTAGATGCTAATTTTAGAGGCGAAAAGACCAATTTTGAAGCTCCTGATCTAACATTGAAAAAAATAGCCGATTCAGAAAAGTGGATTGGGAACTGTGTAGGGATGATGACTGCTGCTTTAATGAAGTCTTTTCGAAGAGTGAGGTTGGAAGAGCAGGGTGTGTGGATTGAAGTTTTTGTGACTTCGGGAGTTTCTAATGCACGAAGAGCTGGTGATATTGCTGATTACCAGTTCATGAATGAAGCATGTGATAAGGTAGGTACCATAAATATTTTGGTGTTGACAAATGCCAATCTATCAGATGCAAGTTTGGTGGAGTGTGTAATGATGATTGCAGAAGCGAAATCTGCTTGTTTGCAAGATCTGAATGTAAAAAGTCCAGTAAGCAATCTTATTGCTACGGGTACAGGTACCGATTCAACAGCAATTGCTTGTGGAAGTGGTCCAGATGTGCAATATTGTGGTAAGCATGTTTTGTTTGGAGAGATCCTTGCAAAAGCTACCTATAAAGCTGTTCAAGATTCTTTATCAGTCAAGATGTAA
- a CDS encoding aminopeptidase P family protein, with translation MFPKEVYIRRRNELREIMKDGIALVLGNPDAPMNCAANIYQYRQDSTFLYFFGLDHPGFAGVMDIDNNKDYIFGDDVDIDDIIWMGPQPSVKDQAEKVGIENCVGSSDLKTFVEEAMKAGRKVHFLPVYRAENKILIHELLGTSLNKIKEDASVEFIKAVVALREIKDEYEIKELERAAAVGYQMHVAAMKMAQDGVYEREVAGEVEAISLRAGGMLSFPAIVSKRGETLHNHEHGNLLKKGDLLLVDCGAETDTHYASDNTRTIPVGGKFTQKQREIYEIVLAAIDKGTELIRPGVDYRSIHLEVCKVIASGLIELGLMKGDADSAVAAGAHTLFMPHGLGHMMGLDVHDMEDLGEDYVGYDEKIQRASQFGTAYLRLGKELKPGFVITNEPGIYFIPALIDKWKKEGLHTDFINFDKVEEYRAFGGIRLEDDILVTEEGNRIIGKRIPISVEEVESVMC, from the coding sequence ATGTTTCCAAAAGAAGTATATATCAGAAGGCGTAATGAGTTACGCGAAATAATGAAGGATGGAATAGCATTGGTGTTGGGTAATCCTGATGCTCCAATGAATTGTGCTGCAAATATTTATCAGTATCGCCAAGATAGTACATTTTTGTATTTCTTTGGCTTAGATCATCCAGGATTTGCTGGAGTTATGGATATCGATAACAATAAAGATTACATTTTTGGTGATGATGTTGATATTGACGACATTATTTGGATGGGACCTCAGCCAAGTGTGAAAGATCAAGCAGAGAAGGTTGGAATTGAGAATTGTGTAGGATCTTCTGATTTAAAAACGTTTGTAGAAGAGGCTATGAAAGCTGGACGAAAAGTTCATTTTCTTCCTGTATACCGTGCAGAGAATAAAATCCTTATTCACGAATTACTAGGTACATCATTAAATAAAATAAAAGAAGACGCATCGGTTGAATTTATTAAAGCTGTAGTGGCTCTCCGTGAAATTAAAGATGAGTACGAGATTAAAGAATTAGAACGTGCGGCTGCAGTAGGATATCAAATGCATGTTGCTGCTATGAAAATGGCGCAGGATGGTGTTTACGAAAGAGAAGTTGCTGGAGAAGTTGAGGCTATTAGCCTTCGTGCTGGTGGAATGTTGTCTTTCCCTGCAATTGTTTCTAAGCGTGGTGAAACGCTTCATAACCATGAGCATGGTAACTTGCTTAAGAAAGGAGATTTGTTGCTTGTTGATTGTGGTGCCGAAACGGATACACATTACGCTTCAGATAACACACGTACCATTCCAGTGGGCGGTAAGTTTACTCAAAAGCAAAGGGAAATATATGAGATTGTATTAGCTGCTATTGATAAAGGAACAGAGTTAATCCGTCCAGGAGTTGATTACCGTTCTATTCATTTAGAAGTGTGTAAGGTGATTGCTTCAGGTTTGATTGAGCTTGGATTGATGAAAGGCGATGCTGATTCGGCTGTTGCAGCTGGAGCTCATACTTTATTTATGCCACACGGTCTAGGTCATATGATGGGACTTGACGTTCATGATATGGAGGACCTTGGTGAAGACTACGTTGGGTATGATGAAAAGATTCAGCGTGCCAGCCAATTTGGAACTGCTTATTTGCGTTTAGGAAAAGAATTGAAACCTGGTTTTGTTATTACCAATGAGCCTGGTATCTATTTTATTCCTGCCCTAATTGATAAATGGAAGAAAGAAGGACTTCACACAGACTTTATTAATTTTGATAAAGTAGAAGAGTACAGAGCTTTTGGTGGAATTCGTTTAGAGGACGATATCTTGGTTACAGAAGAAGGAAATCGAATTATTGGAAAGAGAATTCCTATTAGTGTAGAAGAAGTAGAAAGTGTTATGTGTTAA
- a CDS encoding DoxX family membrane protein gives MKSKKKYNTIEMLLRIVTAIILIQTLHFKFSGHPEAIHIFSTIGMEPWGRFGVGVLELIAGLMFFLPNLWKYAALITAGLMIGALGFHLFTPIGIEVEYNGTSDGGQLFGMAIIALVFSCFLIYRAGISNIYRQMFKK, from the coding sequence ATGAAATCGAAGAAGAAATATAATACCATTGAAATGTTGCTTCGTATTGTTACAGCGATTATTTTAATTCAAACTTTACATTTTAAATTCTCAGGACATCCAGAGGCGATCCATATTTTTTCAACAATTGGGATGGAGCCTTGGGGGAGATTTGGCGTTGGAGTTCTTGAGTTGATTGCTGGGCTTATGTTTTTCTTGCCAAATTTATGGAAGTATGCAGCATTAATTACTGCTGGCTTAATGATTGGAGCATTAGGTTTTCATTTATTTACACCAATAGGAATTGAGGTTGAATACAATGGAACAAGTGATGGAGGACAACTGTTTGGTATGGCTATAATTGCATTGGTTTTTAGTTGCTTCTTAATTTATAGAGCTGGGATTTCTAATATTTACCGACAAATGTTTAAAAAATAA
- a CDS encoding TlpA family protein disulfide reductase, with translation MSRVIGLISIIIGLSFSGMAQQQDSRGYIVKVGDQAPDFKVSLTDGTSLQLSDLKGKVVMLQFTASWCGVCRKEMPFIESDIWQKHKSKDFALFAVDLDEPIEKVEKMISATGITYPVALDDGAKVFTKYAHKESGVTRNVIIDKSGKIIYMTRLFNHEEFNAMKKVIEKELLK, from the coding sequence ATGAGTAGAGTAATAGGACTAATAAGTATAATTATTGGCTTAAGTTTTTCAGGAATGGCACAACAGCAAGATTCCAGAGGGTATATTGTAAAAGTAGGCGATCAAGCTCCAGATTTTAAGGTAAGTTTAACAGATGGTACTAGTTTACAGTTGTCTGATTTGAAAGGGAAAGTTGTTATGTTGCAGTTCACTGCAAGTTGGTGTGGAGTCTGTCGAAAGGAAATGCCTTTTATTGAGAGTGATATATGGCAAAAGCACAAGAGCAAAGATTTTGCATTGTTTGCAGTAGATTTAGATGAACCGATTGAAAAAGTAGAGAAAATGATTTCTGCAACGGGAATAACTTATCCAGTTGCTTTGGATGATGGTGCAAAAGTGTTCACAAAATATGCGCATAAAGAAAGTGGCGTAACAAGAAATGTTATCATCGATAAAAGCGGGAAAATAATCTATATGACTCGATTGTTTAACCACGAGGAATTTAACGCAATGAAAAAAGTAATTGAAAAAGAATTACTGAAATAA